The Agrobacterium larrymoorei nucleotide sequence CAGGAAGGGAATTGGCTACCGACTTTGCAGACATCCACTTCGCTGTCTTTCGCAACGAGGAGGAAGGGAAGCAGTACCGTGCCGACGTCGAGATGCGGCTGGCAAAGAAGGGTAGGACAGCAGAGAGTTTTCTGCTCTTGCCGGGCGTGCTTCCCGTTGTCGCGTCTTCTCGACAGGAAGCTGGAGAGCGTCAAGCAGAACTTGAGGAGCTCATGATTGACCGCGTCAGCCTCGATCTCTTGTCAAGTTGGTCGGGGATGGATCTGTCCTCGCATGCGCTCGATGGACCTATGCCAGATCTTCCAGACGAAGCAAAGTTCGACGGCTGGCGAACCTGGCTCAACATTGTCAAGAGCGAGACGAACAGTTCTGCTACGGTCCGCGAGTTGGCGCGAAAGATTGCCAATACCGGCTCCGTGCCAATGGTCTCGGGTACTGTCAATGACGTAGCAGATCAGCTGGAGGGCTGGTTTTCATCTGGCATCGCCGATGGTTTCAATCTGATGTTCCCACTGCTCCCAGACGACTGGATCAATTTCGCTCGCTCGGTCGTCCCGGAACTTCAACGTCGTGGTCTATTTCGCACAGAGTACGAGGAAGGAACTTTCCGTGACCGCCTTAGTCTGAGGCTCCCGCCAAATCATTTTTTGGGTCGCGGGTAACAGGACGCTCACACCGACACCCTTGGTGTCGAAACGCGATCTTCTCGATTAGAAGGCTCGCGGACGGTCTATGCGGAATTCCACCGCGAATTCACTATGGAGATGGCCGCCAAATCGCCAGAGCTCGGTCCGACCATGGACGCTGACCGCGTGGTGGCAGGAGTTTGGCGACACCGTGATAGCCACGCCGATCGCGCTGGGGCGCGCGGCACGCGGGGCAAGGCAATAGGTGGGGGCACGTACTATCACGGTATGACGATGACGGTCTTCCCCTTCCCCCCTTTACCCTGCTCCATGGCAGCGATTTGCGCGATGGCATCTTCCAGACCGATCGCACGGCCGACAGGGATGCGAAGCTGACCAGCGGAGGCGAGATCGACCGCCGGCTGGATCTCCTTGGCGCTCATGCTTCCGAACACCATTTTTCGCCGACGCGACAGGATCGCCAGCAAGCGTTTGCGCCCTGACGGGTTGGTGTCGAGGATCACGCCTCCAGGCTGGACGAGCAGATCGCCTTCTGCCGGCGTCAGGCTGCCATGGCAATCGAAGACGATGTCGAACTGGTGGCGCAGCTCAGGTGGGATCGGCCCCTTGTAGCTGATGGCCGGATCGATGCCGGCTGCTCCGGCGGCCAAAATATCGTCCGGACCAACGCGGCCGGCGATGACGGAGGCTCCCTTGGCGCGGGCAATCTGCGCAGCCGCCCGCCCGACGCCGCCCATGGCGCCGTTGATGAAGACCGACTGGCCGGACTGAAGGCGGCCATATTTCAACAGCCCGCGCCACGCCGTGACGCCCACCGTGGGAAGCGCCGCCGCGGCCTCGAAATCAAGTCCGTCCGGCATGAGTAACGTCTGACCCTCTCGGGTAATGAGCGCTTCAGCGAAGGCGCCGGGCGTGCGCAACGGCGCGATGCCCATCACGCGATCGCCGATGGCAAAGCGGCTGACCTCCGGCCCGACCTGCTCGACTACACCGGCAAAGTCCATGCCCATGCCGCGCGGAAACCGCCAGCCTGTTATCAGCTTGAGATAGCCGTCTCGCAGTCTCCAGTCGATCTCGTTGACCGAGGCCGAGCGGACACGGACACGGATTTCGTGCCGTCCGGGCGGCGGTAGAACATGGTTTTCAAGCTTCATCTCTTCGGGACCACCAAAGCGGTAATACTGGATGCGCCTGATGGGTGGAGTGGGGTTGTTCATCGCCATGCGTCGTCCTCAGAGCTGTTGTTGACGGTTAGGCTTTCGCCTTCGCCGTCATCGTCGCGCCGGCCCACCAGACAAGTTCGTCCAGCGCGGCTGTCGCGGACGGAATCAGGTTTGCCTCGATCGTTTTGATCAGCTGCTTCCCTGCTTGAGGATGGATCGCCATGAAGTCGGCGCCGCCGATATGGACGGCGGATCGGGTGGAAATCATCTGCAGCTCGACGGCGATGCCGCGCAGGTGCTCGACGGCCCGGGTGGCGCCCGTTCCGCCATAGCCGATCGCGGTGAACGGCTTGCGATTCCACTCGTTGTAAGCCTGGTCGAGCGCGTTCTTGAGCACGCCAGTGATCGAGTGATTATATTCGGCGACGACGAAAATATATCCGTCGTATTGGCCGATCGTTTGCTGCCAGCGCACCGCTTCCTGATTCTGGCTTGGCATCCAGAGGTTCGACGCAAATTCGTCGAAAAAGGGTAGCGGGTGGTCGCGAAGGTCGACCACCTCGACCTCGATGTCGCCGCGCGCCTGCGCCTGCTTCAGCATCCATTGTGCAGGAATATCGGCCATCCTGCTGGGACGGGTCGAGCCGATGATGAGGGCGATTTTTGGCGTGGAATGCATAATGAGCTCCTCGTACTGGTTGCT carries:
- a CDS encoding NADP-dependent oxidoreductase encodes the protein MAMNNPTPPIRRIQYYRFGGPEEMKLENHVLPPPGRHEIRVRVRSASVNEIDWRLRDGYLKLITGWRFPRGMGMDFAGVVEQVGPEVSRFAIGDRVMGIAPLRTPGAFAEALITREGQTLLMPDGLDFEAAAALPTVGVTAWRGLLKYGRLQSGQSVFINGAMGGVGRAAAQIARAKGASVIAGRVGPDDILAAGAAGIDPAISYKGPIPPELRHQFDIVFDCHGSLTPAEGDLLVQPGGVILDTNPSGRKRLLAILSRRRKMVFGSMSAKEIQPAVDLASAGQLRIPVGRAIGLEDAIAQIAAMEQGKGGKGKTVIVIP
- a CDS encoding NADPH-dependent FMN reductase, with the translated sequence MHSTPKIALIIGSTRPSRMADIPAQWMLKQAQARGDIEVEVVDLRDHPLPFFDEFASNLWMPSQNQEAVRWQQTIGQYDGYIFVVAEYNHSITGVLKNALDQAYNEWNRKPFTAIGYGGTGATRAVEHLRGIAVELQMISTRSAVHIGGADFMAIHPQAGKQLIKTIEANLIPSATAALDELVWWAGATMTAKAKA